One Argiope bruennichi chromosome 5, qqArgBrue1.1, whole genome shotgun sequence DNA segment encodes these proteins:
- the LOC129968866 gene encoding Bardet-Biedl syndrome 4 protein-like, whose amino-acid sequence MEDTESENKHPENGANKQPTAPPEETVPKLVVESTKQTKESKKSVVRKPPELPTLERRNWLIHLHFTRKEYDTCKMIIKEQLDETQGMCEYALYVQALILRHEGRIQESLELFQTCSILNTSAENLKQVARSLFLLGRHKNAIDVYEEAARMNSKDWELCHNLGVCYMHLQNHKQAFECFRQALQIRPQDETFIALGQLHVMEGDIKAAISTYRKAVEHSPENPELASKLGLLYLQCGMFQKAFEKLGTAMAFDAACIPAILAAGSIIQNHSDFEVALSKYRIAVAKIPESPALWNNIGMCFFGKKKYVAAISCLKRATYLAPFSWQVLQNLGLVHLTMQQYASAFHFLSAAMNLNSHSGQLFMLLAIALKYLQDVKNACQAYDQAMKLDQVDPTIPLNFALLLFEIEEKEKAIELMHEFRRRIAEISFENEKAKLRSIIYLADNLADALQIKSFQALPVKDESSNILEGENQLMPSDSIQQETSPDTSEGKEVLV is encoded by the coding sequence ATGGAGGAtacagaatcagaaaataaacatCCAGAGAATGGAGCAAATAAGCAACCAACTGCCCCACCAGAAGAAACTGTTCCAAAATTGGTGGTTGAATCAACTAAACAAACGAAAGAAAGCAAGAAAAGTGTGGTTCGTAAGCCTCCTGAGCTTCCAACTTTAGAAAGACGCAATTGgttaattcatttacattttactcGTAAAGAATACGACACTTGTAAAATGATAATCAAGGAACAGTTAGACGAAACCCAAGGAATGTGTGAATATGCTCTTTATGTACAGGCACTGATTCTTCGGCATGAAGGTAGAATACAGGAATCTTTAGAACTATTTCAAACTTGTTCTATTTTGAATACTTCTGCAGAAAACCTTAAACAAGTTGCACGCTCACTTTTCTTACTTGGAAGGCATAAGAATGCTATTGATGTGTACGAGGAAGCTGCTAGAATGAACAGTAAAGATTGGGAGTTATGCCATAATCTTGGTGTTTGCTACATGCATCTTCAAAATCATAAACAAGCATTTGAATGCTTCAGACAAGCCTTGCAAATCAGGCCACAAGATGAAACTTTTATAGCACTAGGACAACTGCATGTGATGGAAGGCGATATCAAAGCTGCCATTTCAACTTATCGCAAGGCAGTGGAGCATTCTCCAGAAAATCCAGAATTGGCATCAAAATTAGGACTACTTTATTTACAGTGTGGAATGTTTCAAAAAGCTTTTGAGAAACTTGGAACAGCCATGGCATTTGATGCTGCTTGTATACCAGCTATTTTAGCTGCTGGGAGCATAATCCAAAATCATAGTGATTTTGAAGTTGCTCTGTCTAAATATCGAATAGCTGTTGCAAAAATTCCTGAAAGTCCTGCTTTATGGAATAATATCGGAATGTGTTTCTTTGGTAAAAAGAAATATGTAGCTGCCATAAGCTGTTTGAAAAGGGCCACATATCTTGCGCCATTTAGTTGGCAAGTCTTACAAAATCTGGGATTAGTTCATCTAACAATGCAACAATATGCTTCTGCATTTCACTTTTTAAGTGCTGCCATGAATCTTAACTCACACAGTGGGCAATTATTCATGCTTCTGGCAATTGCCTTGAAATATCTTCAAGATGTGAAAAATGCATGTCAGGCATATGATCAAGCTATGAAGTTAGATCAAGTTGATCCCacaattccattaaattttgccttgcttttatttgaaatagaagaaaaggaaaaagccATCGAATTAATGCACGAGTTCAGAAGGCGTATTGCAgaaatttcctttgaaaatgaaaaagccAAGCTTCGAAGCATTATTTATCTTGCAGATAATCTAGCTGATGCATTGCAGATCAAATCATTTCAAGCTCTTCCTGTGAAAGATGAGAGTAGTAATATTCTAGAAGGGGAAAATCAATTAATGCCAAGTGATTCCATTCAACAAGAAACAAGTCCTGACACTTCAGAAGGCAAAGAAGTGCTTGTATAA